A single Paenibacillus sp. FSL R5-0517 DNA region contains:
- a CDS encoding FixH family protein yields the protein MSVQARWFMPFLVLMFLVAGCSYEEQAASGEMPEMVRVKLDVPEKATLHKPTRLQVKLTQGDAPLSHADNVQFQIWNELDDPPSVSPEQGMMTAEELENQGAITANETEEGLYEIQHTFEEPGTYVVQVHVTHGAMHSMPRARIVAE from the coding sequence ATGAGCGTACAAGCTCGTTGGTTCATGCCCTTTTTGGTGCTAATGTTTTTGGTCGCTGGCTGCTCCTATGAGGAACAGGCTGCTTCCGGGGAGATGCCAGAGATGGTTCGGGTGAAACTTGACGTTCCGGAGAAGGCTACTCTTCATAAACCAACACGGTTGCAGGTGAAGCTTACACAGGGAGATGCACCGTTAAGTCATGCCGACAATGTGCAATTCCAGATCTGGAATGAGCTTGATGATCCGCCTTCTGTATCTCCGGAGCAAGGTATGATGACAGCTGAAGAACTGGAGAATCAAGGGGCTATTACTGCCAATGAGACAGAGGAAGGGCTGTATGAAATCCAGCATACCTTTGAAGAACCAGGTACGTATGTGGTACAGGTCCATGTTACGCACGGAGCAATGCATAGCATGCCGAGAGCAAGAATTGTGGCGGAATGA
- a CDS encoding disulfide oxidoreductase: MSTSSKSERPAKNVDTRLFVAWAVSVIATGGSLYFSEIKGYLPCDLCWYQRIFMYPLTILLGIAYFKDDVGITKYVLPLSFVGGGISLYHVTIQRIFSATGNAVACGKVPCYTDYLNWFGFITIPLLALIAFIIIIVMLWGIGKTPKSS, encoded by the coding sequence ATGAGTACATCATCAAAATCGGAGCGTCCAGCGAAAAATGTGGATACCCGGTTATTTGTTGCTTGGGCGGTATCGGTTATTGCAACAGGGGGGAGTCTCTATTTTAGTGAGATCAAGGGCTATCTTCCATGTGATCTGTGTTGGTATCAGCGTATATTCATGTATCCACTAACCATCTTGCTGGGCATTGCCTACTTTAAGGATGACGTGGGCATCACGAAATACGTACTCCCACTTAGTTTCGTCGGTGGCGGCATTTCGTTATATCATGTAACGATCCAGCGTATTTTTTCGGCTACAGGTAATGCCGTAGCGTGTGGCAAGGTTCCATGTTATACCGACTATCTGAACTGGTTTGGTTTCATCACCATTCCACTACTGGCACTGATCGCCTTTATTATCATCATTGTGATGCTGTGGGGTATCGGCAAAACACCCAAATCTTCTTGA
- a CDS encoding copper amine oxidase N-terminal domain-containing protein: MKMKMKKFIAPVLSLTLLMPGIAGAASAPQTPMTMMKASVNTPAADLRANLDHLLSEHFALAVTAMAKAYDGAKDADAAYKALDQNALDMQPAIASLYGEAGAKEFERIFRAHNKYTDDLVKATKMGNQAGIKQAQANINGFVDEFSTFLSTATEGKLPKAAAKQALQVHEDLVQKVFDEYVAGDYADAYKAYREGFKEMFDVSKALSTAITTQMPEKFENSKADTKAADLRSALNHLASEHFALSALQMQEEYDGRTAASNALITAEAGNTADFKAAIASVYGNDGANAFEKIWVTNHVNAQSDYVKAVKNNDAAARAAVEKRIDGFTTEFAAFLDSATAGNLPKAAGQQALTTHENQVQNVLNQYAAGNYDASYTTNREGFKVMFGVGQALGNAIVTQFNDKFQEPATPAPAPEMTTVWMQLNSKMLKINDKTTNMDTTPVLWKNTTYIPLRFLSEGIGATVKWDKKAQQVTVMAGDDTLEFWVNNNVMEVNGVKKNVGATVFVNKDGRTQVPLRFIAELLNWDVKWAQKDGSITLTKSM; this comes from the coding sequence ATGAAAATGAAGATGAAGAAGTTTATCGCACCTGTACTTAGCTTGACACTGTTGATGCCGGGGATCGCTGGAGCAGCATCCGCTCCACAGACACCAATGACAATGATGAAAGCTTCCGTGAATACACCTGCGGCTGACTTGAGAGCAAACCTGGACCACCTGCTGTCCGAACACTTTGCACTCGCAGTAACGGCAATGGCCAAAGCATATGACGGAGCAAAAGATGCAGATGCAGCCTACAAAGCACTCGACCAGAATGCACTGGATATGCAGCCAGCAATCGCTTCCCTATATGGTGAGGCAGGTGCCAAAGAATTCGAACGTATCTTCCGTGCTCATAACAAATACACCGATGATTTGGTGAAAGCAACCAAAATGGGCAACCAGGCTGGCATCAAACAAGCACAGGCAAACATCAACGGTTTCGTGGATGAGTTCTCCACGTTCCTGAGCACAGCTACCGAAGGTAAATTGCCAAAAGCAGCAGCCAAACAAGCTCTGCAAGTACATGAAGATCTCGTGCAAAAAGTATTTGATGAGTATGTAGCTGGAGATTACGCTGATGCATACAAGGCTTACCGTGAAGGGTTCAAAGAAATGTTCGACGTAAGTAAGGCACTTTCCACAGCAATTACTACACAAATGCCTGAGAAATTCGAAAATAGCAAAGCAGATACAAAAGCAGCTGATCTGAGATCTGCACTCAACCATTTGGCTTCCGAGCACTTTGCGCTTTCGGCTCTGCAAATGCAAGAGGAATATGATGGACGTACAGCCGCTTCCAACGCACTGATTACAGCTGAAGCTGGAAACACAGCTGACTTCAAAGCAGCGATTGCTTCCGTTTACGGTAACGATGGTGCCAATGCTTTCGAGAAAATTTGGGTAACCAATCACGTTAATGCGCAAAGCGATTATGTAAAAGCTGTGAAAAACAACGATGCTGCGGCTCGTGCAGCAGTAGAGAAACGTATTGACGGATTTACAACAGAATTCGCAGCATTCCTGGATTCCGCAACAGCTGGTAATCTGCCAAAAGCAGCAGGACAACAAGCGCTGACAACACATGAAAATCAAGTGCAAAACGTATTGAATCAATATGCAGCAGGCAACTATGATGCTTCTTACACAACGAATCGTGAAGGCTTCAAAGTGATGTTTGGTGTAGGTCAAGCCTTGGGTAACGCAATTGTGACTCAATTTAACGACAAATTCCAAGAGCCAGCAACACCTGCACCAGCACCAGAAATGACAACAGTATGGATGCAACTGAACAGCAAAATGCTGAAAATTAACGACAAAACAACCAACATGGATACCACACCAGTGCTTTGGAAAAACACAACCTACATTCCATTGCGTTTCTTGAGTGAAGGTATTGGCGCAACAGTGAAATGGGACAAAAAAGCACAACAAGTAACGGTAATGGCTGGCGATGATACCCTTGAATTCTGGGTGAACAACAACGTTATGGAAGTGAACGGCGTGAAGAAAAACGTGGGTGCAACGGTATTCGTAAACAAAGATGGACGTACGCAAGTACCTCTGCGTTTCATTGCTGAACTTCTGAACTGGGATGTAAAATGGGCACAAAAAGATGGTTCTATTACACTGACTAAATCCATGTAA
- a CDS encoding amidohydrolase family protein: MGLKKEIRSFRKSLLGIFAILIALTGGTDTGYASVEPVTKQTLVLEHATIVDVRSGKLSNDQTIIIMDNKISYIGNSKQTAIPEYAQVRDATGQYVIPGLWDMHVHVEDNYKTAFPLFLANGVTGIREMGASLKNVDIWKTSMRAGMPAPRLVYAGSTLNGGPADEAPHMFYLNTEEQAREAVRLNVAHGADHIKVYSWLPRSLFLAVIDEAQKYGLPVVGHLPVEVRATEAIQLGFKSIEHLHGLFIATSSIEDDIFKNADMSDLLGYSLAEIEASESYDSVKANKLFRKFKEKGVWPVPTVVTYVNMAKTEIDQRSKYVPTAVQKQWAEVIRATPPEQTELMEAINSLTPGMVKKLNDAGVPMLAGSDSSFEMTNFIYGISLHDELELLVKSGLTPLQALQAATLNPARYLEREQELGTVEKGKLADLVLLDKNPLEDIRNTTSVSAVVLDGKLMEKQTLDRAVQTYPVIKVADLKDEPEESKPSVQ; this comes from the coding sequence ATGGGTTTAAAGAAAGAAATACGCAGCTTCAGAAAGTCACTGTTAGGGATCTTTGCAATATTGATTGCATTAACGGGAGGTACAGATACTGGATATGCAAGCGTTGAGCCTGTGACTAAGCAGACGCTGGTGCTTGAGCATGCAACGATCGTGGATGTAAGATCTGGAAAGTTAAGCAATGATCAAACCATTATCATAATGGATAACAAGATCAGTTACATTGGAAACAGCAAGCAAACGGCCATTCCTGAATATGCGCAAGTACGGGATGCTACAGGTCAATACGTTATTCCTGGTTTGTGGGATATGCATGTCCATGTGGAAGATAACTACAAAACCGCATTCCCGCTCTTTCTGGCAAACGGAGTGACCGGGATACGAGAGATGGGAGCGTCTTTGAAGAACGTCGATATATGGAAAACAAGTATGCGTGCCGGTATGCCTGCCCCACGTCTTGTCTATGCGGGATCTACTTTAAATGGAGGTCCAGCTGATGAGGCTCCCCACATGTTTTATTTAAACACAGAGGAACAGGCACGGGAAGCCGTACGTCTTAACGTTGCACATGGAGCGGATCATATCAAGGTATACTCCTGGTTGCCTCGTTCTCTGTTTCTGGCGGTCATAGATGAAGCCCAAAAGTACGGTTTGCCGGTAGTGGGCCATTTGCCGGTTGAGGTACGTGCCACTGAAGCCATTCAACTCGGATTCAAGAGCATAGAGCATCTGCACGGTTTGTTTATTGCCACTTCAAGCATTGAAGACGATATTTTCAAGAATGCCGACATGAGCGATTTACTTGGTTATTCATTGGCGGAGATCGAGGCGTCTGAATCCTATGATTCTGTTAAGGCCAACAAGCTTTTTCGCAAATTCAAAGAAAAGGGAGTCTGGCCTGTACCGACCGTTGTTACCTATGTGAATATGGCCAAAACCGAAATCGATCAGCGGTCCAAATACGTACCGACGGCCGTGCAGAAGCAATGGGCTGAAGTGATTCGTGCCACTCCTCCCGAACAAACGGAATTAATGGAAGCGATCAATTCCCTAACGCCAGGCATGGTCAAAAAATTGAATGATGCCGGCGTGCCTATGCTTGCAGGTAGTGATTCCAGTTTCGAGATGACTAACTTTATATACGGTATATCTCTGCATGATGAGCTAGAGTTGCTAGTTAAGAGCGGCCTCACCCCGCTACAGGCTTTACAGGCGGCAACGCTGAATCCGGCGCGATATTTGGAGAGAGAGCAGGAATTGGGCACGGTAGAAAAAGGAAAGCTCGCCGATCTCGTGCTGCTCGACAAGAACCCGCTGGAAGACATTCGAAACACGACAAGCGTCTCCGCAGTTGTCTTGGATGGAAAACTGATGGAGAAGCAGACTTTGGACCGAGCGGTACAAACATACCCGGTGATAAAGGTTGCCGATCTAAAAGATGAACCTGAAGAATCCAAGCCTTCTGTCCAATAA
- a CDS encoding ABC transporter permease codes for MLKLISMELKKYRFARYIGYAAMANLAILLFLTMIGISDYGAQDYAFATYSESFMLIDTFVRATFMIFAGALLSTMIVGEYRNKTLGVLFTYPIKRRKFIAAKLVIIFVFTSGMILLTDVLMGSVMFAMDGFYPFIADSLTMEQVGALLLEYTFSSLSAAAMSLIPLLFGMHKNSVTATMVTSILLTIIVCSGFNGPLVSINSFMAIHLSLGATGLLIALLSMLRLEMKDV; via the coding sequence TTGCTTAAACTGATCTCGATGGAACTAAAGAAGTACCGGTTCGCCCGTTATATCGGCTATGCCGCCATGGCTAACCTGGCGATCCTTCTGTTCCTGACGATGATAGGTATTAGCGATTATGGGGCACAGGATTACGCTTTTGCCACTTACTCGGAGTCGTTCATGCTAATCGATACCTTTGTCAGAGCAACCTTCATGATATTTGCTGGGGCCCTGCTCTCAACTATGATTGTTGGGGAATACAGAAACAAAACGCTCGGCGTGCTCTTTACATATCCGATCAAACGCCGCAAGTTTATCGCTGCCAAATTGGTCATCATCTTCGTCTTTACGTCCGGAATGATCCTGCTCACTGACGTGCTGATGGGTTCCGTTATGTTTGCCATGGATGGCTTCTATCCTTTCATTGCGGATTCGCTGACGATGGAACAGGTTGGGGCGCTATTGCTTGAGTACACCTTTAGCTCGCTATCTGCTGCCGCAATGTCCCTGATTCCTTTGTTATTCGGGATGCACAAAAATTCGGTTACGGCCACTATGGTTACCTCCATCCTGCTAACGATCATCGTATGCTCCGGATTTAATGGACCGCTGGTATCCATTAACTCCTTCATGGCGATCCATTTGTCGCTTGGAGCCACCGGATTGTTGATTGCCTTACTATCAATGCTTCGTCTAGAGATGAAGGACGTATAG
- a CDS encoding DUF6138 family protein, whose product MSTLYDQAMEEMMTTIHEWFDEQEQRDDLESVVKRTTLQMGIFNDILLDYRPGRTTVDSVDLGLDDGLKSKQAGAFTEEQVRNEIGPRLVEVVQGRLDKLADSPLIDYRFTFRGKFPTTEGKLQLTLLEYINEEKKQQLLERIHTYIDQKLENGAYPTKPLESFFLTRHLLDPKLFPELDVAWILRQYDRIQELNQGRPEALAEHRGDITRALKAWAESQFLPQYYDVQSSAYRTNEYSLKPGATLEWDVESQTDQSSDKKQKAQVAGTQPIDLLLYAAVMILRFEPNYSKAEGQTYLELAKQLGSRRAALMMTEGSGTYAKEDIYVKTEEVECKANDVFALMTIHIRKEEPGAYQQALTFITHLLKQGFPKSYKIKLKSSVKQYLPIKGLAKSDTHRFFANALKYPELYPLLEEYAREAIQEFEFYEDTEGEKNGMPGSYATFGLGLVDERYFPLIEYYMGEVDDEHQLIQDKFIAAFVEQQGVTAQSIPALVASLRRSTDSLKLKIQTELENDEILERLVRQIQGLEHYEVERVLYPIFGKVEKLTTLARKAEGRRKELLLKLLQAAGK is encoded by the coding sequence ATGAGTACACTTTATGACCAGGCAATGGAAGAGATGATGACGACAATTCATGAATGGTTTGATGAACAGGAACAGCGGGATGACTTGGAAAGTGTTGTGAAGCGAACTACGCTGCAAATGGGCATTTTCAATGATATTTTGCTGGATTATAGACCTGGACGGACTACAGTAGACAGTGTAGATCTGGGTTTGGATGATGGTCTGAAATCGAAGCAGGCAGGAGCCTTTACCGAGGAACAGGTTCGTAACGAGATTGGACCTAGGCTAGTAGAGGTTGTTCAGGGAAGACTGGACAAGCTGGCCGATTCCCCGTTGATTGACTATCGATTTACCTTCCGTGGTAAATTCCCTACAACAGAAGGAAAGCTGCAACTGACTTTGCTGGAATATATCAATGAAGAGAAAAAGCAGCAGTTGCTTGAGCGTATTCATACATACATTGATCAGAAGCTGGAGAATGGTGCATATCCAACAAAGCCGTTAGAATCCTTTTTTTTGACGCGTCATCTGCTTGACCCTAAACTGTTTCCTGAACTGGATGTGGCATGGATTCTCAGGCAGTATGACCGGATTCAAGAGTTGAATCAGGGTCGCCCGGAGGCGCTTGCCGAACATCGTGGTGATATTACTCGTGCGTTGAAGGCATGGGCGGAGAGTCAGTTCTTGCCACAGTATTATGATGTGCAGTCTTCTGCATATCGTACCAATGAATATTCGCTTAAGCCAGGAGCGACGTTGGAATGGGATGTTGAATCACAGACAGACCAATCGTCGGATAAGAAGCAGAAGGCGCAAGTAGCCGGGACTCAACCGATAGATCTACTGTTATACGCGGCGGTGATGATTCTACGATTTGAGCCGAATTATAGCAAAGCCGAAGGTCAGACTTACCTGGAACTCGCGAAGCAACTCGGCAGCAGACGTGCGGCACTGATGATGACGGAAGGCAGCGGGACGTATGCGAAAGAGGATATTTATGTGAAAACGGAAGAAGTGGAATGCAAAGCAAATGATGTATTCGCTCTGATGACCATTCACATTCGGAAGGAAGAGCCCGGTGCCTATCAGCAGGCACTTACCTTTATCACTCATTTGTTGAAGCAGGGCTTTCCAAAAAGTTATAAGATCAAGCTCAAGTCCAGTGTAAAACAATATTTGCCGATCAAAGGACTCGCCAAGTCGGATACGCACCGATTCTTTGCCAATGCATTGAAGTACCCGGAGCTATATCCACTCCTGGAAGAGTATGCGCGTGAGGCTATCCAGGAGTTTGAGTTTTACGAGGATACCGAGGGAGAGAAAAATGGTATGCCAGGCAGTTATGCAACCTTTGGACTGGGTCTTGTGGATGAGCGGTATTTCCCGCTGATTGAATATTACATGGGCGAAGTGGATGATGAGCATCAGTTAATTCAGGATAAGTTCATTGCGGCATTTGTGGAACAACAGGGTGTAACGGCTCAGTCCATACCTGCGTTAGTCGCCAGCTTGCGTCGTTCAACGGATAGTCTGAAGCTGAAGATTCAGACTGAGCTGGAGAATGATGAAATACTCGAACGGTTGGTTAGGCAGATTCAAGGACTTGAGCATTACGAAGTGGAACGTGTACTTTACCCAATCTTCGGCAAGGTGGAGAAGCTCACAACGCTCGCTCGCAAAGCGGAAGGAAGACGGAAGGAATTATTGCTGAAACTGTTGCAGGCCGCAGGCAAATAA
- a CDS encoding extracellular solute-binding protein, translated as MYRKMMTALLAITMVAVTACSSGAKEEPAKEAAAPLALQDGKYEPAVQMSYLRAWNDDTKFKNGETAQNNVHTKWAKERLGIDLTTPWAVSVTNDAFYTKLRLSLSANEELPDIVSIRGDYNLVRELIESGKFANAGELFDKYASDTWKQASESAPEEWYPYMYEGERYGIPIFDYAYNGDSVMFIREDWLKKLGLEEPKTIDELVTVMDAFTNQDPDGNGKKDTYGLTVGMKNALNTWMTESGWIFGMYNTMPGQWNDAGDGTLQYGSIQPGVKEGLATMKDWLSKGYLPKEAGVYDEIKAAELFTAGKAGIIVGPHWMPNWPIDDVKKNVDGATYKAIALPTGPTGESHQHGSGASNGVVLINKDMANPEIFFTYQNYLFDNFANPEVGSEFEHGFAQGYDYDIVDGKVVGEAEVKDGVSPLKYTITYDGARIPNLMMDTLAELAKGKEPETPFEKNTKIANKPEVFAAAEVVVANKDNAIKNKFTGAPTETMKMKKDAIDKLEKDTFSKIIYGQVGIEEFDAFVTKWKSMGGDDITAEVNEWYKTVN; from the coding sequence ATGTATAGAAAAATGATGACGGCATTACTCGCAATAACGATGGTTGCTGTAACGGCATGTAGTTCGGGGGCCAAGGAAGAACCGGCCAAGGAAGCTGCTGCGCCACTTGCTCTGCAAGACGGAAAGTATGAACCTGCGGTACAGATGAGTTATCTGCGAGCATGGAATGATGATACGAAATTCAAGAATGGGGAAACCGCACAGAACAATGTGCATACGAAATGGGCCAAGGAACGACTCGGCATCGATCTGACCACACCGTGGGCTGTATCGGTAACGAATGATGCATTTTACACGAAATTGCGCTTGTCCCTTTCCGCTAACGAAGAGTTGCCGGATATTGTCTCCATTCGGGGAGACTACAATCTGGTGCGGGAATTAATTGAGTCCGGCAAATTTGCGAATGCAGGCGAGTTGTTTGACAAGTATGCTTCGGACACATGGAAACAGGCATCCGAATCGGCACCGGAAGAATGGTATCCGTACATGTATGAGGGCGAGCGTTACGGCATTCCAATCTTCGATTATGCCTACAATGGTGATTCGGTCATGTTTATCCGGGAAGACTGGCTGAAGAAGCTGGGACTGGAAGAACCGAAAACGATCGATGAGCTGGTTACGGTCATGGATGCTTTTACGAATCAGGACCCGGATGGGAACGGCAAGAAAGATACGTATGGTCTGACGGTGGGCATGAAAAATGCGCTGAATACCTGGATGACGGAATCCGGCTGGATCTTTGGCATGTACAACACGATGCCTGGACAGTGGAATGATGCTGGAGACGGAACACTGCAATATGGTTCCATTCAGCCAGGCGTGAAGGAAGGCCTCGCGACAATGAAGGATTGGTTGTCCAAAGGTTACCTACCCAAAGAAGCTGGCGTGTATGACGAGATCAAGGCAGCAGAACTGTTTACCGCAGGTAAAGCAGGCATTATCGTGGGACCACACTGGATGCCAAATTGGCCGATTGATGATGTGAAGAAAAATGTGGATGGTGCCACGTACAAAGCCATTGCATTACCTACTGGGCCAACAGGTGAGAGCCACCAACATGGATCTGGTGCAAGCAATGGCGTTGTGTTGATTAACAAAGACATGGCGAACCCGGAGATTTTCTTCACATATCAGAATTATCTATTCGACAATTTTGCCAACCCGGAAGTAGGCAGCGAGTTCGAGCATGGCTTCGCGCAAGGATATGACTATGACATCGTGGATGGCAAAGTCGTTGGTGAAGCTGAAGTGAAGGATGGCGTATCACCACTCAAATATACGATTACGTATGATGGTGCCCGAATTCCGAATCTGATGATGGATACGCTGGCGGAACTTGCGAAGGGCAAAGAGCCAGAGACTCCTTTTGAGAAAAATACGAAGATTGCCAACAAACCTGAAGTATTTGCGGCCGCTGAAGTGGTCGTTGCGAATAAAGATAATGCGATCAAGAACAAATTCACGGGAGCTCCAACCGAGACGATGAAAATGAAGAAGGACGCAATCGACAAGCTGGAGAAGGATACGTTCAGCAAGATCATCTATGGCCAGGTGGGCATTGAGGAATTTGATGCGTTTGTGACGAAGTGGAAATCCATGGGCGGCGATGATATTACCGCCGAAGTGAATGAGTGGTATAAGACAGTTAATTAA
- a CDS encoding response regulator, whose translation MMNLMVVDDEHSAVESIAVSIPWREHGIGQVFKAYSVKEALEHMATHQVHIIITDIRMPGMSGLDLVSHIRQKWEQTKCIILSGHASFDYAKQALKHGTVSYLLKPVRDEELIESVQQAAVQIRLEGEKQMLHQRAMYSVREHLPEKRAELMKDVLLGHKFADAELEGKLGQLEIGFRPQDKMQLLLIRYDDHQPTHRAFRLMKYAISNVVEEIYGSTYHLCHTDDAYDDLVFMASPKQTQAEPEMLMGRLGERLLHSVRQYLNATISLSVSRMGRFPDQVPQLYHQAVSALRKQADAGKGVHLNPATGTNGATLKSLAALYEPPGLTALLEAGRMEDAHRKIDQIFAELSNSVFPEHVYVAFHYLAAAFSYMAHREGRQLAEVLGEQYQQLLKDGYGISLRSLETWTRSVMQQWAESTSDAGQDAGSTLIRQVQQWIDHHLGEDLSLQVIAGEVHLHPVYLSKMYKQSTGEGISDYIIRSRMERAVHLLKHTAMKIYEVGQEVGYNNTPYFIQVFRKHYGLTPQDFRNG comes from the coding sequence ATGATGAATCTGATGGTCGTGGATGATGAACATTCCGCAGTAGAGTCGATCGCTGTCTCCATACCGTGGAGAGAACACGGGATTGGCCAGGTATTCAAAGCTTATTCAGTCAAAGAGGCACTGGAACATATGGCAACACATCAGGTCCATATTATTATCACGGATATCCGCATGCCGGGTATGTCCGGTCTGGATCTGGTCAGTCACATTCGGCAAAAGTGGGAACAGACCAAATGTATTATTTTATCGGGGCATGCTTCCTTCGATTATGCGAAGCAGGCGCTCAAACATGGGACAGTCAGTTATCTGCTCAAACCGGTCCGGGATGAGGAACTGATCGAATCCGTGCAGCAGGCCGCCGTGCAGATTCGCCTGGAAGGTGAGAAACAAATGCTGCATCAGCGGGCCATGTATTCGGTAAGGGAGCATCTGCCCGAAAAGCGGGCGGAGCTGATGAAGGATGTACTGTTAGGGCATAAATTTGCGGATGCTGAACTCGAAGGCAAGTTGGGGCAATTGGAGATCGGGTTCCGGCCACAGGATAAAATGCAGCTGCTGCTCATCCGGTATGATGACCATCAACCCACACATAGAGCATTTCGACTGATGAAGTACGCCATCTCCAATGTGGTGGAAGAGATCTACGGCAGTACCTATCATCTCTGCCATACGGATGACGCCTATGATGATCTGGTCTTTATGGCCAGTCCCAAACAAACCCAAGCCGAACCGGAAATGCTAATGGGCCGACTTGGAGAACGGTTGCTTCACAGTGTGAGGCAGTATCTGAATGCGACCATTTCCCTGTCCGTTAGTCGTATGGGACGTTTTCCAGATCAGGTGCCTCAGCTATATCATCAAGCCGTCAGTGCACTTCGCAAGCAAGCCGATGCGGGCAAAGGAGTACATCTGAATCCGGCAACGGGAACCAATGGAGCCACGTTGAAGTCACTTGCGGCGCTGTATGAACCGCCAGGTCTGACGGCGCTGCTGGAAGCGGGGCGCATGGAGGATGCACACCGCAAGATCGATCAGATCTTTGCTGAACTGTCGAACAGTGTGTTCCCGGAACATGTGTATGTGGCTTTTCATTATCTGGCGGCGGCTTTCTCCTATATGGCTCATCGGGAAGGAAGGCAGTTAGCCGAAGTGCTTGGCGAGCAGTACCAGCAGTTGCTCAAGGATGGTTATGGCATCTCACTGCGTAGTCTGGAAACGTGGACTCGGTCTGTGATGCAGCAGTGGGCTGAGAGCACCAGCGATGCGGGTCAGGATGCCGGATCAACGCTGATTCGGCAGGTGCAGCAATGGATTGATCATCATCTGGGCGAGGATCTGTCGTTGCAGGTCATTGCCGGAGAGGTGCATCTGCACCCGGTATATCTGTCCAAAATGTACAAACAATCCACAGGCGAAGGCATTAGTGATTACATTATCCGTTCCAGAATGGAACGTGCGGTTCATTTGCTTAAGCATACGGCGATGAAGATCTATGAAGTCGGTCAGGAAGTGGGATACAACAACACGCCTTATTTCATTCAGGTGTTCCGCAAACATTATGGACTGACCCCGCAGGATTTTCGGAACGGTTAA